The following are encoded together in the Candidatus Omnitrophota bacterium genome:
- the tal gene encoding transaldolase, with protein sequence MLEQQGQSIWLDNISRDLIRSGKLIRMIELGLKGITSNPTIFDKSISLSSDYDSQILELSCSRGSVFDIYDEITVDDVRSAAKMFLDVYKETAGLDGYVSLEVNPRLALNAEETIREAQRLHKKLGLPNVMLKIPATDEGFIAAEELISRGINVNITLIFSQGQYINTVNAYINGIEKLIKNNGDPKDVRSVASVFVSRLDTVVDRLLGPGHKLRGRAAVTNCQLIYNKFIEVFNSEMFLSLKKRGANIQRPLWASTSTKDASYSDIKYVTELIARDTVNTLPENTFWAFVDHGTINHDLSSENTQTPAEIINSLNGLQIDIQEICAGLLRDGLSAFEKSFDSLLNSISQKSKVLCNR encoded by the coding sequence ATGCTTGAGCAGCAAGGGCAGAGCATATGGCTTGATAATATCAGCAGGGACCTGATTAGATCCGGTAAACTCATCCGTATGATTGAGTTAGGATTAAAAGGTATAACCTCAAACCCTACGATTTTTGATAAAAGTATAAGCTTAAGCTCTGATTATGACAGCCAAATATTGGAACTCTCTTGCTCCCGGGGATCGGTTTTTGATATTTATGATGAGATTACTGTTGATGATGTCAGAAGCGCAGCTAAGATGTTCCTGGACGTTTATAAGGAGACCGCAGGTTTAGATGGGTATGTAAGCCTTGAAGTAAACCCGAGGCTTGCGCTTAATGCGGAAGAGACCATCAGAGAGGCGCAGAGGCTTCATAAAAAACTTGGGTTGCCGAATGTTATGCTTAAGATCCCTGCTACCGATGAAGGCTTTATTGCTGCAGAAGAGCTTATTTCGCGCGGGATAAATGTAAATATCACTTTGATTTTCTCTCAAGGCCAGTACATAAACACCGTGAATGCATATATTAATGGAATAGAGAAATTGATTAAAAACAACGGTGATCCTAAGGATGTGCGTTCAGTAGCAAGCGTTTTTGTAAGCAGGCTGGACACTGTTGTTGACCGTTTGCTTGGCCCCGGGCATAAATTAAGAGGCAGGGCCGCAGTAACCAATTGCCAGTTAATTTATAATAAATTTATTGAGGTTTTTAATAGCGAAATGTTCCTTAGCCTTAAAAAGAGAGGTGCTAATATCCAACGCCCTCTATGGGCATCGACGAGCACAAAGGATGCTTCTTACAGCGATATTAAATATGTTACCGAGTTGATAGCAAGAGATACGGTAAACACTCTCCCCGAGAATACTTTCTGGGCTTTTGTTGATCATGGTACGATCAATCATGATTTAAGCAGCGAAAATACGCAAACTCCGGCCGAAATCATAAATTCGCTTAATGGGTTGCAAATTGATATTCAAGAGATATGCGCGGGTTTACTGCGTGATGGCCTTTCTGCATTTGAGAAATCATTCGATTCTTTGCTTAATAGTATAAGCCAGAAATCAAAAGTCTTGTGCAACAGATAA